The following proteins come from a genomic window of Paucimonas lemoignei:
- the clpP gene encoding ATP-dependent Clp protease proteolytic subunit ClpP yields the protein MSRNSYIQQHSDIQAAGGLVPMVIEQSARGERAYDIYSRLLKERVIFLVGPVEDYSANLICAQLLFLEAENPDKDIHLYINSPGGSVTAGMSIYDTMQFIKPNVSTTCIGQACSMGAFLLTAGAPGKRFCLPNSRVMIHQPLGGFQGQASDIEIHAKEILFIRERLNSLMAKHSGHTLEEIERDTNRDNFMSAEAARDYGLIDEVITQRPA from the coding sequence ATGTCCCGCAATTCTTATATTCAGCAGCACTCTGACATCCAGGCCGCAGGCGGTTTGGTCCCGATGGTTATCGAGCAGTCCGCCCGTGGCGAACGCGCCTATGACATCTATTCGCGTTTGCTCAAGGAGCGCGTGATCTTTCTGGTAGGTCCGGTAGAAGACTACTCGGCCAACCTGATCTGTGCGCAACTGCTGTTCCTTGAAGCGGAAAACCCGGACAAGGATATCCATCTCTACATCAACTCACCGGGCGGGTCGGTGACTGCAGGCATGTCGATCTACGACACCATGCAGTTCATCAAGCCCAACGTGTCGACCACCTGTATCGGTCAGGCATGCAGCATGGGCGCGTTCCTGCTGACCGCCGGTGCGCCAGGCAAGCGTTTCTGCCTGCCGAACTCGCGCGTGATGATTCACCAGCCACTGGGCGGTTTCCAGGGCCAGGCTTCGGATATCGAAATCCATGCCAAGGAAATCCTCTTCATTCGTGAGCGCCTCAACTCGCTGATGGCCAAGCACAGCGGCCACACGCTGGAAGAGATCGAGCGTGACACCAACCGCGATAACTTCATGAGCGCCGAAGCCGCCCGTGATTATGGGTTGATCGACGAAGTCATCACTCAGCGTCCCGCTTAA
- the tig gene encoding trigger factor: MQVSVENTSALERRMTIGVPAERIETEVNKRLQQTARKAKIPGFRPGKVPMSVIRQRYEDGARQEALGDLIQATFYEAVVEQKLNPAGAPAVEPKSFEKGKDLEYVATFEVFPEFTVAGFDSIAVERLSADVADADLDNMLEILRKQNVRFEVADRAAQNEDQLNIDFVGKVDGEVFAGGSATGTQLVLGSGRMIPGFEDGLVGAKAGEERVLNLTFPEDYQNLELAGKAAEFTVTVNTVSEPKLPELNEEFFKQFGIKETGIDGFRTEVRKNMERELRQAIKSKVKNQVMDGLLASNPIEVPKALLENEVNRLRVQAVQQFGGNIKPDQLPAELFEEQAKRRVELGLIVAEVVKQFDLKPDDTRVREMIQEMASAYQEPEQVVAWYYKNEQQMNEVRSVVLEEQVVDTVLQKASVTEKSVSYEEAVKPVEAPQAD; encoded by the coding sequence ATGCAAGTTTCTGTTGAAAATACTTCCGCTCTTGAGCGCCGCATGACCATTGGCGTGCCAGCTGAACGCATCGAGACTGAAGTCAACAAGCGTCTGCAGCAGACCGCACGTAAAGCCAAGATCCCGGGCTTCCGCCCAGGCAAAGTGCCTATGAGCGTGATCCGCCAGCGTTATGAAGATGGCGCGCGTCAGGAAGCTCTGGGTGATTTGATCCAGGCGACCTTTTACGAAGCAGTGGTTGAGCAAAAGCTGAACCCGGCTGGCGCACCTGCTGTAGAGCCAAAGTCGTTTGAAAAAGGCAAGGACCTGGAATACGTCGCAACCTTCGAAGTATTCCCAGAGTTTACGGTTGCCGGTTTCGATTCCATCGCTGTTGAGCGTCTGTCTGCAGACGTGGCTGATGCCGACCTGGACAACATGCTGGAAATCCTGCGCAAGCAGAACGTTCGTTTCGAAGTGGCCGACCGTGCTGCCCAGAACGAAGACCAGCTGAACATCGATTTCGTTGGCAAGGTTGACGGCGAAGTATTCGCTGGCGGTTCTGCCACTGGCACCCAGCTGGTATTGGGTTCCGGCCGCATGATCCCAGGCTTCGAAGATGGCCTGGTTGGCGCAAAGGCCGGTGAAGAGCGTGTTCTGAACCTGACTTTCCCGGAAGACTATCAGAACCTCGAACTGGCAGGTAAAGCTGCCGAGTTCACCGTGACCGTCAACACCGTTTCCGAGCCTAAGCTGCCTGAGCTGAACGAAGAGTTCTTCAAGCAGTTCGGCATCAAGGAAACCGGCATCGACGGCTTCCGCACCGAAGTTCGCAAGAACATGGAGCGCGAGCTGCGTCAGGCGATCAAGTCCAAGGTCAAGAATCAGGTAATGGACGGCCTGCTGGCTTCCAACCCGATCGAAGTGCCAAAGGCTCTGCTGGAAAACGAAGTCAACCGTCTGCGCGTTCAGGCTGTTCAGCAGTTTGGCGGCAACATCAAGCCAGACCAGCTGCCAGCTGAGCTGTTTGAAGAACAAGCCAAGCGTCGTGTCGAGCTGGGCCTGATCGTTGCTGAAGTGGTCAAGCAATTCGACCTCAAGCCTGACGACACTCGTGTTCGCGAGATGATCCAGGAAATGGCTTCCGCCTACCAGGAGCCAGAGCAGGTTGTGGCTTGGTACTACAAAAACGAGCAGCAAATGAACGAAGTGCGTTCGGTTGTGCTTGAAGAGCAAGTTGTGGATACTGTTTTGCAGAAAGCTAGCGTGACCGAGAAGTCGGTCTCCTACGAAGAAGCTGTCAAGCCGGTGGAAGCTCCACAAGCCGACTGA
- the folD gene encoding bifunctional 5,10-methylene-tetrahydrofolate dehydrogenase/ 5,10-methylene-tetrahydrofolate cyclohydrolase, which yields MTAKLIDGKAIAASLRQQIAKRVAERREQGLRTPGLAVILVGSDPASQVYVSHKRKDCEEVGFISQAYDLPAQTSQAELTELIDRLNDDANIDGVLLQLPLPEHLDASLLLERIRPDKDVDGFHPYNVGRLAQRIPLLRPCTPKGIMTLLESTGVDLYGLDAVVVGASNIVGRPMAMELLLAGCTVTVTHRFTKDLAGHVGRADLVVVAAGKPGLVKGEWIKEGAIVIDVGINRQDNGKLVGDVVYDTALPRAGWITPVPGGVGPMTRACLLENTLYAAETLHG from the coding sequence ATGACTGCAAAACTAATCGACGGCAAAGCGATCGCAGCCAGCCTGCGCCAGCAGATCGCCAAACGTGTCGCCGAACGTCGCGAGCAAGGCCTGCGTACACCCGGCCTCGCCGTGATTCTGGTGGGCAGCGACCCCGCCTCTCAGGTCTATGTCTCGCACAAGCGCAAAGACTGTGAAGAAGTCGGCTTCATCTCCCAGGCCTACGACCTGCCCGCACAGACCTCGCAAGCCGAACTGACCGAGCTGATCGATCGCCTCAATGATGACGCGAACATCGACGGCGTCCTGCTGCAATTGCCTCTGCCTGAACACCTGGACGCGTCCCTGCTGCTGGAGCGTATTCGCCCGGACAAGGACGTGGACGGCTTCCACCCTTATAACGTCGGTCGTCTGGCCCAGCGTATTCCGCTGCTGCGCCCCTGCACGCCCAAAGGCATCATGACCCTGCTGGAAAGCACCGGCGTTGATCTCTACGGGCTTGATGCCGTGGTGGTGGGCGCATCCAACATCGTGGGTCGGCCCATGGCCATGGAGCTGTTGCTGGCTGGCTGCACCGTTACCGTGACGCACCGCTTCACCAAAGACCTGGCAGGCCACGTTGGCCGTGCTGATCTGGTCGTGGTCGCCGCTGGCAAACCAGGGCTGGTCAAGGGCGAGTGGATCAAGGAAGGCGCCATCGTCATTGATGTGGGCATCAATCGTCAGGATAACGGCAAGCTGGTGGGTGACGTGGTATATGACACCGCCCTGCCCCGCGCTGGCTGGATCACGCCAGTACCGGGCGGCGTCGGGCCCATGACCCGCGCCTGCCTGCTGGAAAACACGCTGTACGCTGCAGAAACCTTGCACGGCTGA
- a CDS encoding ABC transporter, periplasmic substrate-binding protein, whose translation MFNKKNKLRHSVTLATMVMLSGLSVSAWADQYEDAAKKWAASEFKPSTLSDAEQLKELEWFIKAAEPFRGMDIKVVSETLTTHEYESKTLAKAFTEITGIKITHDLLQEGDVIEKLQTAMQSDKSIYDGWVNDSDLIGTHFRYGKAMSLTDLMASPEGSKVTSPTLDLKDFIGTSFTTAPDGKLYQLPDQQFANLYWFRADWFDRADLKAKFKAKYGYELGVPVNWSAYEDIAKFFSEDVKEIDGKKVYGHMDYGKKDPSLGWRFTDAWFSMAGSGDKGLPNGLPVDEWGIRVEDCHPVGSSITRGGDTNGPAAVFATQKYIDWLKAYAPPEAAGMTFSESGPVPSQGNVAQQIFWYTAFTADMTKPGLPVMNADGTPKWRMAPSPKGPYWKEGMKLGYQDVGSWTFLKSSDEKKRLAAWLYAQFVTSKSVSLKKTIVGLTPIRESDINSKEMTALAPKLGGLVEFYRSPARVQWSPTGTNVPDYPKLAQLWWSHVAEAVTGEKTAQQALDGLAKDQDAIMTRIERSKVQEASKCAPKMNPETSAEEWYTKAEQSGGKFLAPQRKLANEKPKGETIAYSDLLKSWEAAKK comes from the coding sequence ATGTTCAATAAGAAAAACAAGCTGCGACATAGCGTGACGTTAGCGACGATGGTGATGCTCAGCGGGTTGAGCGTTTCGGCCTGGGCGGATCAATACGAAGATGCGGCCAAGAAGTGGGCGGCCAGCGAGTTCAAGCCCAGCACGCTGTCGGATGCCGAGCAGCTCAAGGAGCTGGAGTGGTTCATCAAGGCTGCCGAGCCGTTCCGTGGCATGGACATCAAGGTGGTGTCTGAAACCCTGACCACTCACGAGTACGAGTCCAAGACGCTGGCCAAGGCGTTCACTGAAATTACCGGCATCAAGATCACCCATGATTTGCTGCAGGAAGGTGATGTCATCGAAAAACTGCAGACCGCCATGCAGTCTGACAAAAGCATCTATGACGGCTGGGTGAACGACTCCGACTTGATCGGTACCCATTTCCGGTACGGTAAAGCGATGTCTCTGACAGACCTGATGGCAAGTCCTGAAGGCAGCAAGGTCACCTCACCGACCCTGGATTTGAAAGACTTCATCGGTACATCCTTCACCACCGCGCCGGACGGCAAGCTGTATCAGCTGCCTGATCAGCAATTCGCCAATCTGTACTGGTTCCGCGCCGACTGGTTTGATCGCGCCGACCTGAAAGCAAAATTCAAGGCCAAGTACGGCTACGAGCTGGGCGTCCCGGTCAACTGGTCGGCCTATGAAGACATCGCCAAGTTCTTCAGCGAAGACGTGAAGGAAATCGACGGCAAGAAAGTCTACGGCCACATGGACTACGGCAAGAAAGACCCGTCCCTGGGCTGGCGCTTTACCGATGCCTGGTTCTCCATGGCAGGCAGCGGCGACAAGGGCTTGCCGAATGGCCTGCCGGTGGACGAGTGGGGCATTCGTGTAGAGGACTGCCATCCGGTGGGTTCCAGCATTACCCGAGGCGGTGATACCAACGGCCCGGCTGCGGTGTTCGCGACCCAGAAATACATCGATTGGCTCAAGGCCTATGCGCCGCCTGAAGCGGCGGGCATGACGTTCTCCGAGTCTGGCCCGGTGCCGTCGCAGGGTAACGTCGCTCAGCAGATCTTCTGGTACACCGCGTTCACTGCCGACATGACCAAGCCAGGCCTGCCTGTGATGAATGCCGATGGCACGCCGAAATGGCGTATGGCGCCGTCACCTAAAGGTCCGTACTGGAAAGAAGGCATGAAACTCGGTTATCAGGATGTGGGTTCCTGGACTTTCCTCAAGTCTTCCGACGAGAAAAAACGCCTGGCTGCGTGGCTGTACGCGCAATTCGTGACATCGAAAAGCGTATCGCTGAAGAAAACCATCGTGGGTCTGACGCCGATTCGTGAGTCGGACATCAACTCCAAGGAAATGACCGCGCTGGCGCCGAAACTGGGTGGTCTGGTGGAGTTCTATCGCAGCCCGGCCCGCGTGCAATGGTCGCCGACCGGGACCAACGTGCCGGACTATCCGAAGCTGGCGCAATTGTGGTGGAGCCATGTTGCCGAAGCGGTCACTGGCGAGAAGACCGCGCAGCAGGCGCTGGACGGTCTGGCCAAGGATCAGGACGCGATCATGACCCGTATCGAGCGCTCCAAGGTTCAAGAGGCCAGCAAGTGCGCGCCGAAGATGAATCCGGAAACCTCGGCTGAGGAGTGGTACACCAAGGCTGAGCAGAGTGGCGGCAAGTTCCTGGCCCCACAACGCAAGCTGGCCAACGAAAAGCCGAAGGGCGAAACCATCGCTTATTCGGATCTGCTGAAAAGCTGGGAAGCCGCCAAGAAGTAA
- a CDS encoding putative integral membrane protein has translation MEWMSWTLPTALFFGSIALVLAGMTVWELRSASIERRGFLPIATTRGDRLFIGLLGSAYLHLLVIGATDWSIWVASGISLVWLLVVMRWG, from the coding sequence ATGGAGTGGATGTCCTGGACACTGCCCACCGCGCTCTTCTTCGGCAGCATCGCTTTGGTGCTGGCGGGGATGACGGTGTGGGAATTGCGCTCGGCCAGCATCGAGCGTCGCGGTTTTCTGCCGATTGCCACTACCCGTGGCGACCGGTTGTTCATCGGGCTGCTCGGTAGCGCTTATCTGCACCTGCTGGTGATTGGCGCAACCGACTGGAGTATCTGGGTCGCTTCAGGCATATCCCTGGTGTGGCTGCTGGTGGTAATGCGGTGGGGTTAG
- the ycjP_3 gene encoding ABC transporter permease — MDLRKVIPLWIYLLFLLVPIYWLVNMSFKTNTEILGGLTLWPQDFTLANYKVIFTDESWYSGYINSLYYVCLNTVISLSVALPAAYAFSRYRFLGDKHLFFWLLTNRMAPPAVFLLPFFQLYSSIGLFDTHIAVALAHCLFNVPLAVWILEGFMSGVPKEIDETAYIDGYSFPKFFAKIFIPLIGSGIGVTAFFCFMFSWVELLLARTLTSVNAKPIAAVMTRTVSASGIDWGVLAAAGVLTILPGMLVIWFVRNHVVKGFALGRV; from the coding sequence ATGGATCTGCGTAAAGTCATCCCGCTGTGGATTTACCTGTTGTTCCTGCTGGTGCCGATTTACTGGCTGGTGAACATGTCGTTCAAGACCAACACCGAGATCCTCGGCGGCCTGACGCTCTGGCCTCAGGATTTCACCCTGGCCAATTACAAGGTGATCTTTACCGACGAGAGCTGGTACAGCGGCTACATTAACTCGTTGTACTACGTGTGCCTCAATACCGTGATTTCCCTGAGCGTGGCATTGCCTGCGGCTTACGCTTTCTCGCGCTATCGGTTCCTGGGCGACAAGCACCTGTTCTTCTGGCTGCTGACCAATCGCATGGCGCCGCCTGCGGTGTTCCTGCTGCCGTTCTTCCAGCTGTATTCGTCGATTGGCTTGTTTGATACCCACATTGCTGTCGCGCTGGCTCACTGCCTGTTCAACGTGCCACTGGCCGTATGGATTCTGGAAGGCTTCATGTCCGGGGTGCCCAAGGAGATTGACGAAACGGCGTACATCGACGGTTACAGCTTCCCCAAGTTTTTCGCCAAGATATTCATCCCGCTGATTGGCTCGGGGATCGGCGTCACGGCGTTCTTCTGCTTCATGTTCTCCTGGGTGGAGTTGTTGCTGGCCCGGACCCTGACCTCGGTCAACGCCAAGCCCATCGCGGCGGTGATGACCCGTACGGTCTCTGCTTCGGGTATTGATTGGGGAGTGCTGGCGGCGGCGGGAGTTTTGACTATTCTGCCGGGCATGCTGGTGATCTGGTTCGTTCGCAATCACGTGGTCAAGGGCTTTGCTCTTGGCCGGGTCTGA
- the ugpA_3 gene encoding binding-protein-dependent transport system inner membrane protein, giving the protein MNNKVQNNKAWWLVLPVFLLVAFSAIIPMMTVVNYSVQDIFDQSSRYFVGTDWFRQVLQDPRLHDSLLRQFIYSACVLLIEIPLGIAIALCMPTKGRWSSLCLIVMTIPLLIPFNVVGTIWQIFGRGDIGLLGYVLNNIGISYNYAANASDAWVTVLIIDVWHWTSLVALLCYSGLRAIPDVYYQAARIDRASSWAVFRHIQLPKMKSVLLIAVMLRFMDSFMIYTEPFVLTGGGPGNSTTFLSQTLTTMALGQFDLGPAAAFSLVYFLIILLVSWVFYTAMTHSEKN; this is encoded by the coding sequence ATGAATAATAAGGTTCAGAACAACAAGGCATGGTGGCTGGTGCTGCCGGTTTTCCTGCTGGTGGCCTTCAGCGCAATCATTCCGATGATGACCGTGGTCAACTATTCCGTGCAGGATATTTTTGACCAGTCCAGCCGCTACTTCGTGGGCACCGACTGGTTCCGCCAGGTGCTGCAGGACCCGCGTCTGCACGACTCACTGCTGCGTCAGTTCATCTATTCGGCGTGCGTGCTGCTGATCGAAATTCCCTTGGGCATCGCAATTGCGCTGTGCATGCCGACCAAGGGTCGCTGGTCTTCACTCTGCCTGATCGTCATGACCATTCCGCTGCTGATTCCCTTCAACGTGGTGGGCACCATCTGGCAGATTTTCGGCCGTGGAGACATCGGCTTGCTGGGCTACGTGCTGAACAATATCGGCATCAGCTACAACTACGCGGCCAACGCGTCAGACGCCTGGGTCACGGTGCTGATTATTGATGTCTGGCACTGGACCTCGCTGGTTGCGCTGCTGTGCTATTCCGGCTTGCGCGCGATCCCTGACGTTTACTACCAGGCGGCGCGCATTGATCGGGCGTCCAGCTGGGCAGTGTTCCGCCATATTCAGCTGCCAAAGATGAAGAGCGTGCTGCTGATCGCGGTGATGCTGCGCTTCATGGACAGCTTCATGATTTACACCGAGCCCTTTGTGCTCACCGGTGGTGGGCCCGGCAACTCCACGACCTTCCTGAGCCAGACCTTGACCACCATGGCGCTCGGCCAGTTCGACCTGGGCCCGGCGGCGGCGTTCTCGCTGGTCTATTTCCTGATCATTCTGTTGGTGTCATGGGTGTTCTACACCGCCATGACCCACAGCGAAAAGAACTGA
- the ugpC_2 gene encoding ABC transporter — protein MAEIRLQNLAHSYSKQPTGPEDYAIREMSHIWEQGGAYALLGPSGCGKSTLLNIISGLLSPSEGQVMFDSRVVNDLSPEQRNIAQVFQFPVVYDTMTVFDNLAFPLRNQGMDEKKVQNKVHEIADVLDLQPLLKKKARNLTADEKQKVSMGRGLVRDDVSAILFDEPLTVIDPHLKWKLRRKLKQIHEQFNITMVYVTHDQLEASTFADKIAVMYGGAIVQFGTPRELFEKPQHTFVGYFIGSPGMNLIEVTPQAGGVGFGDVHLPLSAAMQQRIAEKPASSLKIGIRPEFVHVWDGPVDDAMCAEVSHVEDLGTYKILNLRLAGHPLKVRTQEDKPVPEGQAWISFPSQWLMVYADEYLLESGHE, from the coding sequence ATGGCCGAAATACGTTTGCAGAACCTCGCCCACAGCTACAGCAAGCAGCCGACCGGGCCTGAGGATTACGCGATTCGCGAGATGAGCCATATCTGGGAGCAGGGTGGGGCGTATGCCTTGCTGGGGCCCTCCGGCTGTGGCAAATCGACCTTGCTGAACATTATTTCCGGCTTGCTCAGCCCGTCTGAAGGCCAGGTGATGTTTGACTCCCGGGTGGTCAACGACCTGTCCCCGGAGCAACGTAACATTGCTCAGGTTTTTCAGTTCCCGGTGGTCTACGACACCATGACGGTGTTCGACAACCTGGCGTTCCCGCTGCGCAACCAGGGCATGGATGAAAAGAAAGTCCAGAACAAGGTTCATGAAATCGCAGACGTCCTCGACCTGCAGCCGCTGCTGAAAAAGAAAGCCCGCAACCTGACCGCTGACGAGAAACAGAAAGTCTCCATGGGCCGCGGCCTGGTGCGCGATGACGTGTCGGCGATCCTGTTCGATGAGCCTTTGACGGTCATCGACCCGCATTTGAAGTGGAAGCTGCGGCGCAAGCTCAAGCAGATCCACGAGCAGTTCAACATCACCATGGTGTACGTCACCCACGATCAGCTGGAGGCCTCGACCTTTGCTGACAAGATCGCCGTGATGTACGGCGGGGCCATCGTTCAGTTCGGCACCCCGCGCGAGTTGTTCGAAAAACCGCAGCACACCTTTGTCGGCTATTTCATCGGCAGCCCGGGGATGAACCTCATCGAAGTCACGCCGCAAGCGGGCGGAGTAGGGTTTGGCGATGTGCACTTGCCGCTGTCGGCCGCGATGCAGCAACGCATCGCTGAAAAACCTGCCAGCAGCCTGAAAATCGGCATCCGACCCGAGTTTGTCCACGTCTGGGATGGGCCGGTGGACGATGCGATGTGCGCCGAGGTCAGCCACGTCGAGGACCTGGGTACCTACAAGATTCTCAACCTGCGCCTGGCGGGCCACCCTTTGAAGGTCAGGACTCAGGAAGACAAGCCCGTGCCCGAAGGTCAGGCCTGGATCAGCTTCCCGAGCCAATGGCTGATGGTCTATGCCGACGAGTACCTGCTGGAGTCCGGCCATGAATAA
- the ugpC_3 gene encoding ABC transporter, with the protein MSLTLEHVNRAVDGQTWIDDASLSFEPGSFNVLLGRTLSGKTSLMRLMAGLDKPDSGRILMNGKDVTQVPVRHRNVSMVYQQFINYPSMTVFDNIASPLRQAGVSKEIIQSKVLETAKMLRIEKFLTRYPLELSGGQQQRTAMARALVKDAELILFDEPLVNLDYKLREELRQEMRELFQVRHTIAIYATTEPNEALALGGTTTVLHEGRVIQSGRTPEVYHQPKTVLAAELFSEPPINLMPGRIQGSEVSFANFVHFPLNVDLRNIGDGQYRFGVRPSHLSLVPSNDDDLELAVTVELAEISGSETFLHVRNEHFQLVLHLPGVHAYEVDAAIRVYIPTHKLFVFDEQGRLIQAPGLRMARVA; encoded by the coding sequence ATGTCTTTAACGCTGGAACACGTCAATCGCGCCGTCGACGGCCAGACCTGGATCGATGATGCATCCTTAAGCTTCGAGCCCGGATCCTTCAATGTGCTGCTCGGCCGCACGCTGTCCGGCAAGACCAGCCTGATGCGCCTGATGGCCGGGCTGGACAAGCCCGACAGCGGCCGCATCCTGATGAATGGCAAGGACGTGACTCAAGTCCCCGTTCGCCATCGCAACGTCTCGATGGTCTATCAGCAGTTCATCAACTACCCGAGCATGACGGTGTTCGACAACATCGCATCGCCACTGCGCCAGGCCGGGGTTTCGAAAGAAATCATCCAGAGCAAAGTGCTGGAAACGGCGAAGATGCTGCGCATCGAGAAATTCCTCACTCGCTACCCGCTGGAGCTCTCCGGCGGCCAGCAGCAGCGCACGGCCATGGCTCGGGCGTTGGTCAAGGATGCCGAGCTGATCCTGTTTGATGAGCCACTGGTCAACCTCGACTACAAATTGCGCGAAGAACTGCGCCAGGAGATGCGCGAGCTGTTTCAGGTTCGGCACACCATCGCCATTTATGCCACCACTGAACCCAACGAAGCCTTGGCTTTGGGCGGCACCACCACGGTGTTGCACGAAGGCCGGGTGATCCAGAGCGGGCGCACGCCCGAGGTCTATCACCAGCCCAAGACCGTGCTCGCCGCAGAGCTGTTTTCCGAGCCGCCCATCAATCTGATGCCGGGCAGGATTCAAGGCAGTGAAGTCAGTTTTGCCAACTTCGTGCATTTCCCGCTCAACGTTGATTTGCGCAACATTGGCGACGGCCAGTATCGCTTCGGCGTGCGCCCGAGCCACTTGAGCCTGGTGCCCTCCAACGATGACGACCTCGAACTGGCTGTCACCGTAGAGCTCGCAGAAATCAGTGGTTCCGAGACCTTCCTCCACGTGCGCAACGAGCACTTTCAGCTGGTGCTGCACCTGCCCGGTGTGCACGCCTACGAAGTCGATGCCGCGATCCGGGTGTATATCCCGACGCATAAATTGTTCGTGTTTGACGAGCAGGGCCGCTTGATTCAAGCGCCTGGCTTGCGCATGGCGAGGGTTGCCTGA
- the acoR gene encoding sigma-54 dependent transcriptional regulator, which produces MAKVALAHDTIIKDSWSRCRDFGLSHQSQPSFGQLPVDQVAQLLERHQSLVQTTHQEVLPFYENILSNSNCLILLADNQGQLLKSWGTKRFVEPSFNHGFLAGASWIERSTGTNAIGTALVCEQAVHIEHNEHFLKANRFMTGSAAPIFDASRRIIAVLDVSSDSFLPPSHTLGMVKMMSQSVENRLILDQFQDSHFQLIFNTGLNNLDSQWAGLLMLDESGRIASANRRADNLLGASLIGKHIEQVFNGLAARVLEQAEGHPFALQASGHNRFHGLLRRPQRKLVRIHAVPSLSPPTRQDPTGLAASSLAGISLGDNRVAKAVLQAERLLEKNIPLLIHGETGVGKEVFVKALHNASSRSARPLIAVNCAAIPAELVESELFGYEKGAFTGANHKGSIGLIRKADKGTLFLDEIGDMPLPVQARLLRVLQERCVQPLGSSESYPVDVRLISATNRQLREEVQAGHFRQDLYYRISGLNLELPPLRERTDKAALIQKIWEQHREPQQTQGFTPRVLELFETHPWPGNLRQMSNVIQVALALAGDDVIEPEHLPDDFFADLQMAAESPPQATPCISRTPLQTAEDLNALLDAAGGNISQLAKRLGVSRNTLYKRLRETQTL; this is translated from the coding sequence ATGGCCAAAGTAGCCCTCGCTCACGACACCATCATCAAAGATTCATGGTCCCGTTGCCGGGACTTCGGTCTGAGCCATCAGTCCCAGCCTTCCTTTGGCCAATTACCGGTGGACCAGGTCGCCCAACTGCTGGAGCGGCACCAGTCGCTGGTGCAGACCACCCATCAGGAAGTGCTGCCGTTCTACGAAAATATTCTGAGCAACTCCAACTGCCTGATCCTGCTGGCGGACAATCAGGGCCAGTTGCTCAAGTCCTGGGGCACAAAGCGTTTCGTGGAGCCCTCGTTCAATCATGGTTTTCTCGCTGGCGCCAGCTGGATAGAGCGCAGCACGGGCACCAACGCCATCGGCACGGCGCTGGTCTGTGAACAGGCCGTGCACATTGAACACAATGAGCACTTTCTCAAGGCCAACCGCTTCATGACCGGGTCGGCCGCACCGATCTTCGACGCATCCCGGCGCATCATCGCGGTGCTCGACGTCTCCAGCGACAGCTTCCTGCCGCCCTCACACACCCTGGGCATGGTGAAAATGATGAGTCAGTCGGTGGAAAACCGGCTGATCCTTGATCAGTTTCAGGACAGCCATTTCCAGCTGATTTTCAACACCGGGTTGAACAACCTCGACAGCCAATGGGCTGGCCTGCTGATGCTTGATGAGAGCGGGCGAATCGCCAGCGCCAATCGCCGGGCCGATAACTTGCTGGGCGCCAGTCTGATCGGCAAGCACATCGAGCAGGTCTTCAACGGCCTGGCCGCGCGAGTGCTGGAGCAAGCCGAAGGCCATCCGTTTGCCCTGCAGGCCTCGGGGCACAATCGTTTCCATGGTCTGCTGCGTCGGCCCCAGCGCAAACTGGTACGCATCCATGCCGTGCCCTCCTTGAGCCCACCTACCCGCCAGGATCCGACAGGGCTTGCAGCGTCCAGCCTTGCCGGGATCAGCCTCGGGGACAACCGAGTCGCCAAGGCTGTGCTGCAGGCTGAACGCTTGCTGGAGAAAAACATTCCCTTGCTGATCCACGGCGAGACTGGCGTCGGCAAGGAGGTGTTCGTCAAAGCGCTGCATAACGCCAGCTCCCGTTCCGCCCGCCCGCTGATCGCCGTGAACTGCGCAGCCATCCCCGCTGAGCTGGTGGAGTCGGAGTTGTTTGGCTACGAAAAAGGCGCGTTTACCGGCGCCAACCATAAAGGCAGCATCGGCCTGATCCGCAAAGCCGACAAAGGCACGCTGTTCCTCGATGAAATCGGCGACATGCCGCTGCCGGTCCAGGCCCGACTGTTGAGGGTGTTGCAGGAGCGCTGCGTGCAACCTTTGGGCAGCAGCGAATCGTATCCGGTGGACGTGCGGCTGATTTCCGCCACCAACCGTCAGTTGCGAGAAGAAGTCCAGGCTGGCCACTTTCGCCAGGACTTGTACTACCGCATCAGCGGGCTGAACCTGGAGTTGCCTCCTCTGCGGGAGCGTACCGACAAGGCCGCGCTGATTCAGAAAATCTGGGAGCAACATCGCGAGCCCCAGCAGACTCAAGGGTTCACCCCACGAGTGCTTGAGCTGTTTGAAACTCACCCATGGCCAGGCAACCTGCGCCAGATGAGCAACGTGATCCAGGTAGCCCTGGCGTTGGCGGGGGATGACGTCATCGAGCCAGAGCATCTACCGGATGATTTCTTTGCTGACCTGCAAATGGCAGCTGAATCCCCGCCGCAGGCAACACCCTGCATCAGCAGGACCCCGTTGCAGACGGCCGAGGATTTGAATGCCCTGCTGGACGCTGCAGGAGGCAACATCTCGCAACTGGCTAAACGGCTCGGGGTCAGTCGCAATACACTTTATAAGCGGTTGCGCGAGACCCAGACCCTGTAG